A stretch of the Acidobacteriota bacterium genome encodes the following:
- a CDS encoding sialidase family protein yields MAAWFGGSTEGCNDVSIYSSVYEKGHWSSPQLLAEGADDSGNRLPCWNPVLFKSKNGRLYLFYKVGENPREWRGMVKISADNGITWEPERELPPGFLGPIRNKPIPLSSGEILCPSSTEGPNGKWKVHIEIVNDDLMCWKNIPVDPSGGFDVIQPTILVHNDRVLQILCRSKQNCIVQSWSRDDGQSWEALSCLSLSNPNSGIDAVTLSDGRFLLVYNPLRQGEDWSSGRNILKVALSADGVAWRDILTLEDHADGEYSYPAVIQAGDGKIHITYTADRMNIKHAVLELDCRRTTISNN; encoded by the coding sequence ATGGCGGCGTGGTTCGGCGGATCCACCGAAGGGTGTAACGACGTATCCATTTATTCCTCCGTCTATGAAAAGGGACACTGGAGTTCACCGCAACTTCTGGCCGAAGGCGCCGATGATTCCGGAAATCGGCTCCCCTGCTGGAATCCTGTCCTCTTCAAATCGAAGAATGGGAGGCTGTATCTTTTTTACAAGGTCGGCGAAAATCCGAGGGAATGGCGGGGAATGGTTAAGATCTCCGCGGATAATGGCATAACATGGGAACCGGAACGGGAGCTTCCCCCCGGCTTTCTCGGCCCCATCCGCAATAAACCCATTCCCTTGAGCAGCGGGGAAATCCTCTGCCCTTCGAGCACCGAGGGTCCGAACGGCAAATGGAAGGTCCACATCGAGATCGTCAATGATGATCTGATGTGTTGGAAGAATATTCCGGTTGATCCCTCCGGAGGATTTGACGTCATTCAACCCACAATCCTTGTTCATAACGACAGGGTCTTGCAGATCCTATGCCGCAGCAAACAGAATTGTATCGTTCAATCGTGGTCGCGCGATGACGGGCAATCCTGGGAGGCGTTGAGTTGTCTGTCCCTGTCGAATCCGAATTCCGGAATCGATGCCGTGACCCTGTCCGATGGCCGGTTTTTGCTCGTTTATAATCCCCTTCGGCAGGGTGAAGACTGGTCGAGCGGGCGAAATATTCTCAAGGTCGCCCTGTCCGCTGACGGAGTGGCGTGGCGCGATATCTTAACACTGGAAGACCATGCGGACGGCGAGTACAGTTATCCGGCCGTGATTCAGGCCGGCGACGGAAAAATCCATATCACTTATACGGCCGACCGGATGAATATCAAACATGCTGTCTTGGAACTGGACTGCCGACGGACGACAATCTCAAACAATTGA